The Zeugodacus cucurbitae isolate PBARC_wt_2022May chromosome 4, idZeuCucr1.2, whole genome shotgun sequence genome includes the window GCATTTAAAACACAGCAGCTGCTCCGGAAACCCGAAAACCCGTAAAAACTCAACTGGAATTTAATTAAacagttaaaataaaacttCGCTCCAGATGACTGGCGCGTTCTATAGGTTGATTCACATGTTAACCAACTAGAGAAGGCTTCGGCGATTAAAAATAGGTTACTCTTTCCCCGCTTAAGCAATCCGCTCAGCATTTAAATGAATCTGTGATGGTCTAAATTGCTGACAAATTAAATGGAAGACAAGTGAAAATCAATTTTGCTCTTTCAGCTGGCCGTATgagttgaatgtatgtatgagtgtttaGGGGAAAGTGGAccatcaatatataaatatgtccaTTTATCTGTTTGAGTATGTGACATAGTTGTGTACGCCAGTATTTAGGTTGCTCAGCTGCCCCACATCGGTTCCATTGACTGTTCCCAATGTCTCTTTTGAAATTGCATAAATTTTCAGAATTCCCACATATACTCGAAGGAACATGTGTTTGCCATGCTAAACGCCTTACAATTATTTGATTTCATCTActtgttacaaaaacaacaaagacgaCATCGCACCAGAAATCATCATGTGCGTCAACTAGCTCTACACAATGTGGGTGTGACCAAACAAACGAATACAAACTCACTCTCGGCCACAAAGTTTCTACTGAATTGTTGGATTCCACTAGAATTGGCCCCACACTTATACCAAAGTACATACGGGGTGGGGCTCCAGATAGTTTAACTAAAATGTTTGTTCTGTATATCCATGCGTGTATATGAAGCCTAGTAAACTTCTTCATTTGCATATCCAAAATGTTGCATATTCTGTGCATTTTTCCTAAACACACATATTTCTGTTATGGGATACAAATTGAAGACTGTCCAACCTTGGTCGGGAATGTCACGTTAACACTCTCTGAAGGCTTTAAAGCTTCACAAATATGCTAACCgcattttaagcaaatattattttccctCCGTTGCAACAAAAAACGCTAAAAACTATACACAAAACTTAATATACCGTTAACACTTATTAAGCCCCTTTGTCGTTTCTCAAAGTGACTTGAGAATTTTTCAGTTTCCAAGCACATTTTATGGAGTAAAAACCCTCTAATATTGCGCATACTCCAGGCGTTCGAGAATGATGGGAGCAAAAGCCGTGGGCGCGGGCCTGCCAAACATCCTTAACCATCACTTGTCTCAACTCATTACTATTATATTAGAAATGAATGTGGGCGTGTGGAATTTTATATTCACTGTATTGACTCGTGCACACCTTTTTTGGAATAACTGCAGAGGCATGTGTGAATATGTCTGGTCCCGTTTCGCATAATCCACTTATGTTCGCAGGTGCgcacttttaatttaattaatcaacGTGAATGTCTTGGAGAATTTCCATAGACTCTCGTTCAGTTCCTAGATACTCAGGCGAAGATGTTTGTGAATGCTCACTAAAAGTCACCTCACGACACTAAGAATTTAAGTCAAAtgcagaaattatttttttttctttcttcgccATTTTCTTTACgcttctaaaatttaaattggtttAACCCATTTACCCATTAACTCAGCCGTTAACACTCGACCCTCATTCGCCTATTCACAGCGATCCACAGCGCGTAGCTGCCTAGCTTTCActatttgatttgttgttgtttgtgttattgcCATTGCTGTTGGCTTAATTAACGCATAAAGcttaattgaaaaagttttaagttcactttctctaACTAAAGATTTGCTACACGAGCAAAGTGTCTCCTCGCCTCCCTCTGCGCACTTCTCGCTTCGATCGGGCATCCTGTATCGATGCTTACATAACATAAACCTATTATGTATATTCACACTAGCTCATAACGGCACATATGGAAACCTATTTACGCGGAAGTGTGTGTAAAATGACAGCAGTTATGCTAGTTCTATTCACCATAAAACTCCAAAGAGTCACTTGCGGTAATATCTCAAGAgcttcacatttattttataaatttattcacaaattatatttattggcaTATTAATAGTTTTTATATGACAGTCCATGACGAAATATCAATTCTTCATATGTATAGTATCACCAATTGTTAGTCGCCATCTTTCATCTACCTTCggtaaaagtaataatttgGGGGGATGCTTTAAGCATTCAACCTTCAGCTTTCGCAGATACAATGTAATTCATTTGTTGCTGAGAGCGCAAAGTTTTACTTGCAGAAGGAGGATATTTCTTTTAGTGTGCACTGCTTGAGACAACATTCGTCGTATATGCCCCGGCGGTAACGACTCTTGGCCATGGCATTCACATGACCGCCATGAATCTTCGCCAGGAAAGGGAAGCCTGCATAAGGGAAGGGCAGCTCATCGTCCAAGTCACCGTTGTCTTGTTCATTCCATTCCACTACAGTCACATGCACAGGTAATTGTGATTATTTAAGAAAAACCGTAGGCTACTTACTTGACTTCTTGAATCTGGTATTGAAGCCATTTGTGCATGTTTCACTGAGCACCATGTCCAGGTAGGGGCCGCAGATAGTTTGTTGGCCAAAACTTTGTTCTATTTCTACCAACACAATCAGTAGCAAAGCGAGGAGTTTTAACAATATCGGAGACATTATGTGTAATTGTGTGAAATATTGGCTAATGAACCCGATGCTTTAGCTTTAGCAACTGATTGAGTTGGCAATATTTGCCTAGCCTTTTATACCAAGAATTCGCAAGCTTTGTAGCTGATGGGTTATCACGTACGTCACACCTTCAGGTGCCATTGCGATTATTCCAGCCGCCAAATAGATGAGGTTGCGAACAGCCATATGTATAAAGTCTGAGGCAGTGCTAACcaaaaacattgttgttgttatccttTGCTTGCGAGGCCATTTCATATGAACACTTGCTTATCTGCCAATAACAAGTAACACAACAATTTGTGTTTAACATATTTCTTCGTGGTGAATCAATAATAGATGCTAAAATGAGTATTCGTTGAAGTAATTACAGAGGCATAGAAACATTTGCGAATTACTTAAGGCATATTTCTAGAGGTTGGTATGTTCCCATCAACCCCATTATTCTCTTATTTCATTGGTATAAAAGCCCGACAAAAATTAGGAAATTACATCAGTTGCCTTACACGCCTAAAATAAGTCAAACCAAAGAGTTCCACGGAAGGATAATAGCTTCTTGCAAATTATTTCCGttgttcaaatataatatatccgTTATAATGTCGATGAATTTACTAAAACCTTTCGCTTTGCTACTCATCGTGTTGGTACAATTCGAACATGGTTGTGGTCAGCAAACTCTCTGTGGTCCCGCACTGGACATGGTGCTCAGCACCGTATGCGAAAATGGCTTCAATACCAGATTCAAGAAGTCAAGTAAGTATTATGTTGCTCGGATTTTCTTAAAAGATTGCAACTTTCTTCACATTTCATCTTAATCTAGTGGAATGGAGTGTTCAAGATAACGGTGTAATGGACGACGAGCTGCCCTTCCCTTATGCGAGCTTCCCTTTCCTGGCGAAGATTCACGGCGATCAAGTGGATACTGTGGCCAAGagccgtcgtcgtcgtcatcgtcaGGGTGTGTATGATGAATGCTGCCGCAAGCCCTGCAAAATGAGCGAGTTGTACTCTTATTGCAAGTAAATCTCAGCTCCCCACAAACTGACAAACTGATAAATTATAGCGGATGTGAGAGGAATACAATGGGCTGTGATTGGGATTCTTTATTAAACAAACTACACATCCGTTAGTCGTATGATCAGGAATTATGAATGATATTAGATTGACCGAAATTATAaagatgaataaaatatattgttattgattttatgaataaatattaaatagctGAGTAAAACTTACATTCACATCCACTTTGTCGAGCTTCATATTACTTTACTTATCAATTATAAATGATCTGTAACTTACTGAACTTAATGTCTTAGATAGCTTCCTTTGCTTAGTTCTATGCATTCAGATAGAGTTTGTTATCTCCCGAAATGACAAGTGCCTTGTTAGTAAAATCCGTATAGTATAGTCTGGGAGTATTGCCAAGTGGGAATAGATGAATACTTAAGCGCCCCTTCTTTACATGCAacacttttgagacacttaagcgggaaaggcacttaaataaatcccgcttaagtgccatgAGGTATTTTCCAAGCTTTGTCTCAAATACCACAATGATACGCCTGTCGCTGCCGTTTTTGCCACTTGGTCCCTGAAAAATTTCCCTAATCACCTTCCAGTCCAGTGGGCCCGGTTTATGATCTTTCACTGGGGTCTGTAGCAAGTACTCCAAGTTGGTTGTGTACGTTCCATCACACTTCCTGATTGCCAAGATCGTCTCTGTTGCTCCTTTGGTGGAACCTGGTTGCCGCGGGAGTTGGGGGGACGTTTTAACAAAACTACCTAAAGTTATCTCTTTTGGCAATCCTGATTTCTTTTCTGTACTCAGTAAGGCTAGTTAAGTTTTGTGGGTGTCAGAGTGCAGCTCGCGTGAAAAGCATCCGTAATAATGCCTTCAATTAGATCTGCCCTTTCTTCGTTTCCCTGACAATAGTTTTCATCCCCCTATGCACAATATTTATTACGTTAAGTCCAAGTATTTCGTTATACTTGTACCAGTTCGCATTTCTTGGGTTCGCACCGTATGTCGATTCCCA containing:
- the LOC114804083 gene encoding probable insulin-like peptide 1: MSPILLKLLALLLIVLVEIEQSFGQQTICGPYLDMVLSETCTNGFNTRFKKSMEWNEQDNGDLDDELPFPYAGFPFLAKIHGGHVNAMAKSRYRRGIYDECCLKQCTLKEISSFCK
- the LOC114804081 gene encoding probable insulin-like peptide 1; this encodes MSMNLLKPFALLLIVLVQFEHGCGQQTLCGPALDMVLSTVCENGFNTRFKKSMEWSVQDNGVMDDELPFPYASFPFLAKIHGDQVDTVAKSRRRRHRQGVYDECCRKPCKMSELYSYCK